Proteins encoded within one genomic window of Coriobacteriia bacterium:
- a CDS encoding Fic family protein — MAYFVKEYWVSEGDGITRNDRRGCEYTAYVPDPLVGRQFKLEGEVAADVADAEAAILRLNAHATSLVNTEAIARLLLRAEAVASSRIEGLQVGARRLLRVEAAREFESRSGIDVTAEEVLGNIDAMDSALDAADSNDEVTAETILDIHAQLLAGTALAGYGGRLREVQNWIGGSSYNPCSAAFVPPPAAKVPELLEDLARFCNDDSLPAVVQAAVVHAQFETIHPFVDGNGRTGRALVHLILRRRGLAPRVVPPVSLVLATLSVDYISGLTGYRHEGEADSPEASSGLNRWVALFAGCCTRSVRDAGGFERTVHEIQDAWRGRLGPVRRNSAVDLLVQTLPGTPILTVSGAAGLLGRSFRATNLAIEALVDAQVLKQVSVGKRNRAFEALEVIDAFTRFERQLASPSGDTQVDPPARAVPARRK; from the coding sequence ATGGCGTACTTTGTCAAGGAATACTGGGTTTCGGAGGGCGATGGCATCACTCGCAATGATCGCCGCGGATGCGAGTACACCGCATACGTCCCTGATCCTCTCGTAGGGCGTCAATTCAAGCTGGAAGGTGAGGTTGCGGCGGACGTCGCGGATGCTGAAGCCGCTATCCTGCGTCTCAATGCCCACGCCACGAGTCTGGTGAACACGGAGGCGATCGCGCGGCTGCTGCTGCGCGCCGAAGCCGTAGCCTCCTCCCGGATCGAGGGTCTGCAGGTCGGTGCACGGCGACTGCTGCGTGTTGAGGCTGCGCGCGAGTTTGAAAGCCGCAGTGGCATTGACGTGACCGCAGAAGAAGTCTTGGGCAACATAGACGCGATGGACAGTGCTTTGGATGCCGCTGACTCAAATGACGAGGTGACCGCGGAGACGATTCTGGACATCCATGCGCAGCTGCTTGCGGGAACTGCCCTCGCTGGATATGGCGGGCGCCTGCGCGAAGTGCAGAATTGGATCGGCGGTAGCTCTTACAATCCGTGCTCGGCTGCGTTTGTTCCGCCTCCTGCGGCGAAGGTTCCAGAGCTCTTGGAGGATCTGGCGCGATTCTGCAATGATGACTCGCTGCCTGCTGTGGTCCAGGCTGCGGTCGTGCACGCACAATTCGAGACCATACATCCTTTCGTGGATGGCAATGGGCGCACGGGTAGAGCACTCGTTCATCTGATTTTGCGTCGCCGTGGTCTGGCGCCGCGTGTGGTTCCGCCAGTTTCGCTGGTGCTTGCAACTCTGTCGGTCGACTACATCTCTGGACTCACGGGCTATCGACATGAAGGCGAGGCTGACTCCCCTGAGGCGTCTTCGGGGCTCAATCGATGGGTCGCACTGTTTGCGGGTTGCTGCACGCGCTCGGTAAGAGATGCAGGGGGTTTTGAGCGCACGGTGCATGAGATTCAGGATGCATGGCGAGGGCGGCTGGGGCCTGTGCGGCGCAATTCCGCAGTCGACCTTCTGGTTCAGACCTTGCCGGGAACGCCGATACTCACGGTCAGCGGGGCAGCTGGCCTCTTGGGCCGGAGTTTCCGCGCGACCAACTTGGCAATTGAAGCGCTGGTTGACGCTCAAGTCCTGAAGCAGGTCAGCGTCGGGAAGCGCAATCGGGCATTCGAGGCCCTTGAGGTGATCGACGCTTTCACTAGGTTTGAACGGCAACTCGCCAGCCCATCTGGAGACACGCAAGTCGATCCACCCGCACGTGCAGTACCCGCGCGACGGAAGTAG
- a CDS encoding cytochrome c maturation protein CcmE — protein sequence MNKRARTRLIAVTVVILVAILTTVMLTGTKQGAVYSDVAKIASDTSLVDKRVKVGGAVVTGSWDKKSNPMTFTIRDESDTAGQGPTLKVVYTGAAPSTFGDGVVAIVTGTLSSGGVINATEMITKCPSKYQSATGAMPIKDLVIAGSSVTGKPVKATGYIKPGTIQPATSTDRFVVAENADGSGAAVAVTFSGGLPDGMKDGVAVVISGELDSAGKFIATSVALKE from the coding sequence GTGAACAAACGGGCGAGAACACGCCTGATAGCTGTAACGGTCGTCATACTTGTTGCGATTCTGACGACGGTCATGCTGACCGGTACCAAACAGGGTGCTGTGTACTCAGACGTGGCAAAGATCGCATCCGACACGTCGCTGGTGGACAAGCGCGTCAAAGTGGGCGGCGCGGTCGTGACAGGGTCGTGGGACAAGAAGTCGAATCCGATGACGTTCACCATCCGCGACGAGTCCGACACTGCCGGGCAGGGTCCCACGCTCAAAGTCGTCTACACAGGTGCCGCGCCGTCGACGTTCGGCGATGGTGTTGTGGCGATCGTGACCGGTACGCTGTCTTCGGGCGGGGTGATAAACGCCACCGAGATGATCACGAAGTGCCCGTCGAAGTACCAGTCGGCCACCGGCGCCATGCCGATCAAGGACCTGGTCATCGCGGGTTCCTCCGTGACGGGCAAGCCGGTCAAGGCGACCGGCTACATCAAGCCCGGCACGATCCAGCCGGCGACCTCCACGGACAGGTTCGTTGTCGCCGAGAATGCCGATGGCAGCGGTGCAGCTGTGGCGGTCACGTTCTCGGGTGGTCTGCCTGATGGCATGAAGGACGGTGTCGCGGTTGTGATCTCCGGCGAACTCGATTCCGCCGGGAAGTTCATCGCGACGAGCGTAGCCCTGAAAGAGTAG
- a CDS encoding XRE family transcriptional regulator — translation MPATKADYAAELTAVMVRDGVSRAELARRMHTSRSTVGRVLDPADESVTLSTLSRAAAALGREPAVSLAPERPSVLLERHRNELRRIAEEYGLQNVVVFGSVARGTDTAGSDLDLVADIPEELDLFVVAVVEEAMSAALGRKVDLGERKCLKPHVRENVERESVPL, via the coding sequence ATGCCCGCGACCAAAGCGGATTACGCCGCCGAACTGACTGCAGTCATGGTCCGCGACGGCGTGAGCCGCGCCGAACTCGCGAGACGCATGCACACCAGCCGTTCGACCGTCGGCCGTGTCCTAGACCCCGCCGACGAGTCCGTGACACTTTCAACACTCTCTCGCGCGGCGGCGGCTCTGGGCCGCGAGCCGGCCGTGTCGCTCGCACCGGAGCGACCTTCGGTGCTCTTGGAGCGCCATCGCAACGAGCTCAGGCGAATCGCCGAGGAGTACGGTCTTCAAAACGTCGTGGTGTTCGGCTCAGTTGCGCGTGGAACCGATACGGCGGGCAGCGACTTGGACTTGGTGGCCGACATTCCCGAGGAGCTTGACCTGTTTGTCGTCGCCGTGGTCGAGGAAGCGATGAGCGCGGCGCTCGGTCGCAAAGTCGACCTCGGCGAGCGCAAGTGCCTCAAGCCTCATGTCCGGGAGAATGTAGAGAGAGAGTCGGTGCCCCTGTGA
- a CDS encoding type III pantothenate kinase translates to MLLAVDVGNTQTVLGLFIADELVSHWRISTNARLTGDELRVKVAGLFALDDRSIADVRHVVLASVVPSLTVAWEDLAHTLRECELMVVGPGLKTGMPIRYDNPHEVGADRIVNGVAAFERLGGPVIVVDFGTATTIDVIDAEGAYLGGAIAPGVETSAEALFSKAARLSKVDLEAPSRVIGTNTRASVQAGLLLGEAAMVDGLVRRVWDELGAQAPVIATGGLALQMTPLCETIGEADLDLTLEGLLIIFGRNR, encoded by the coding sequence GTGCTGCTGGCCGTGGATGTAGGAAATACCCAGACAGTGCTGGGCCTTTTCATCGCCGATGAGCTGGTGAGCCACTGGCGCATCTCGACGAATGCTCGCCTCACAGGGGATGAGTTGCGCGTCAAGGTCGCAGGGCTGTTCGCGCTCGACGACCGTTCCATCGCCGATGTTCGCCACGTCGTCTTAGCGTCCGTGGTGCCGAGCTTGACTGTGGCATGGGAAGACCTCGCGCACACACTCCGGGAGTGCGAACTCATGGTGGTCGGCCCCGGCCTGAAGACCGGCATGCCCATCCGCTACGACAATCCGCACGAGGTTGGCGCCGACCGCATCGTCAACGGTGTCGCCGCGTTCGAGAGACTCGGCGGGCCGGTCATCGTGGTCGACTTCGGAACGGCAACGACCATCGACGTGATCGACGCCGAGGGCGCCTATCTCGGCGGAGCGATCGCACCCGGTGTGGAGACAAGCGCCGAGGCGCTCTTCTCGAAGGCGGCACGGCTCTCAAAGGTCGATCTCGAGGCGCCCTCCCGCGTCATCGGCACCAACACGCGCGCCAGCGTGCAGGCCGGGCTGCTGCTGGGCGAGGCGGCGATGGTCGACGGGCTGGTGCGCCGCGTGTGGGACGAATTGGGCGCACAAGCGCCGGTGATCGCCACGGGCGGGCTCGCACTGCAGATGACGCCGCTGTGCGAGACGATCGGCGAGGCCGACCTAGACCTCACTCTCGAGGGCCTGCTCATCATCTTTGGCCGCAACCGCTAG
- a CDS encoding biotin--[acetyl-CoA-carboxylase] ligase: MTTRDRVLAALREAGAEGLSGEKLARELGISRVAVAKHVAGLRASGYSIDALLGSGYQLTAVPDLPLPAEVTILLKDPFWTALTGGGETASTNDDARVLTRTGAAEGTVALASRQTDGQGRLGRTWDSPLGGAYFSAVLRPATVPSAVASLALAVALGVARGLASMGFSPQLKWPNDVFLASGKVCGILLHMTAEADRVAWVVAGVGINVHRPSSGSIAREGAAWLGDVDPAVRIPETIAAVLDGIASVYAAWVTHGFSALRAEYESLLLLTGHNVTVRDLSGVVIADGVALGVDDDGRLLVRQADGWVVPVAAGDVTLR, encoded by the coding sequence ATGACAACGCGTGACCGGGTGCTTGCTGCGCTTCGAGAGGCGGGTGCCGAGGGCCTAAGCGGGGAGAAGCTGGCCCGCGAACTCGGGATCAGCCGCGTGGCCGTCGCCAAGCATGTCGCCGGCCTGAGGGCGTCGGGCTACTCAATCGACGCGCTCCTGGGTTCCGGCTATCAGCTGACAGCCGTGCCCGACCTGCCGCTTCCTGCCGAGGTGACGATCCTGCTGAAGGATCCGTTCTGGACGGCGCTTACCGGTGGCGGGGAGACCGCGTCGACCAACGACGATGCCCGCGTGCTCACGCGAACAGGCGCTGCCGAGGGCACCGTGGCGCTCGCGTCTCGACAGACCGACGGGCAGGGACGCCTCGGGCGCACGTGGGATTCGCCGCTCGGCGGAGCGTACTTCTCGGCGGTGCTGAGGCCCGCAACGGTTCCCTCTGCAGTTGCATCGCTCGCTCTTGCCGTCGCGCTCGGAGTTGCTCGGGGCTTGGCCTCGATGGGGTTCTCCCCGCAGCTCAAATGGCCCAACGATGTGTTTCTTGCCAGCGGCAAGGTCTGCGGCATACTCCTTCATATGACTGCCGAGGCCGACCGGGTTGCGTGGGTTGTGGCCGGCGTCGGTATCAACGTGCATCGGCCCTCCAGCGGCTCGATCGCTCGCGAGGGAGCCGCCTGGCTCGGCGACGTCGACCCGGCCGTGCGCATTCCCGAGACGATCGCGGCCGTGCTTGACGGCATCGCGTCCGTCTACGCCGCTTGGGTGACGCACGGTTTCTCGGCACTGCGCGCTGAGTACGAGTCACTGCTGCTGCTCACGGGGCACAACGTGACCGTGCGCGACCTGTCGGGAGTCGTGATCGCCGATGGCGTCGCATTGGGTGTGGACGATGATGGGCGGCTGCTGGTGCGGCAAGCAGATGGCTGGGTGGTGCCGGTTGCGGCAGGGGATGTGACGCTGAGGTAG
- a CDS encoding response regulator transcription factor, with product MSDTPARILVVDDEASITGFVSYNLRKEGYEVSVAENGDDALALAKAQPFDLVVLDVMLPGIDGYEVCRRLRVDSKVPVLFLSARDTELDKVVGLEIGGDDYLAKPFGVRELTARVKALLRRAPSGSHEPGASAEHIELAGVSLDEAMHSATSEGRPIDLTPREFELLACLMKHGGKVLSRDQLLREAWGWEYLVETKTVDTHVKRLRDKLEAAGVDPALVETVRGYGYRFHTS from the coding sequence GTGTCGGATACGCCAGCTCGTATCCTCGTCGTCGACGACGAGGCTTCCATCACCGGATTCGTTTCGTACAACCTGCGCAAGGAAGGCTACGAGGTCTCGGTCGCCGAGAACGGCGACGACGCGCTCGCCTTGGCCAAGGCGCAGCCGTTCGACCTCGTCGTACTCGATGTCATGCTCCCCGGCATCGACGGCTACGAGGTCTGCCGCCGTTTGCGGGTCGACTCCAAGGTGCCCGTCTTGTTCCTCTCGGCGCGCGACACCGAGCTCGATAAGGTTGTCGGACTCGAGATCGGCGGCGATGACTACCTAGCCAAGCCGTTCGGCGTCCGCGAACTCACCGCACGCGTCAAAGCGCTCCTGCGCCGCGCGCCTTCGGGCTCGCACGAGCCGGGTGCCAGCGCCGAGCACATCGAACTCGCCGGCGTCTCGCTCGACGAGGCCATGCACTCGGCGACCTCAGAAGGCCGCCCCATCGACCTCACACCACGCGAATTCGAACTGCTCGCGTGCCTGATGAAGCACGGCGGCAAGGTGCTCTCCCGCGACCAGCTGCTGCGCGAGGCTTGGGGCTGGGAGTACCTTGTCGAGACCAAAACCGTCGACACTCACGTGAAGCGCTTGCGCGACAAGCTCGAAGCTGCCGGCGTTGACCCGGCGCTCGTCGAGACCGTGCGCGGCTACGGCTACCGGTTCCACACTTCGTGA
- a CDS encoding HAMP domain-containing protein encodes MKPMRASLRRRITLTIFAAALLGAGIMAAEAYFLPGRPLVLAGTLAAIVVVALPLGRAVARSVTSPLERLGAVATSFASGGHSSRADATGPREVRIIAEAFNRMAGEVDVVVNELKAEERRKTQFVSDVSHELRTPLTAIRGAAETLLDGDVEPEDQQRFLTTIALEAERLGRLANDLLTLQRIEGATGELPLRQVDLRLAADRAAAMLEPLLEDREVTLTVNGRAPLVLGDVDRLQQVVLNLVDNASRIVGEGGHVQVELSAEGDLAVLSVIDDGPGIDESDLPRLFDRFYRADSSRTRQSGGSGLGLAIVRAIVSAHGGHIEAENTPNGGAKLTVKLPALPAEKTLDELLPQV; translated from the coding sequence GTGAAGCCGATGCGTGCTTCCCTTCGCCGCCGCATCACGCTGACGATCTTTGCCGCCGCACTGCTGGGCGCCGGCATCATGGCTGCCGAGGCGTACTTTCTGCCCGGTCGACCGCTGGTGCTGGCGGGGACGCTCGCGGCCATCGTCGTCGTGGCGCTGCCTTTGGGCCGCGCGGTGGCCCGCAGCGTGACCAGCCCGCTTGAGCGGCTGGGAGCGGTGGCGACATCGTTTGCGTCGGGCGGCCACTCGTCGCGTGCGGACGCCACCGGGCCGCGCGAGGTCCGCATCATCGCCGAGGCGTTCAACCGCATGGCCGGCGAGGTCGACGTCGTGGTAAACGAGCTTAAGGCCGAGGAGCGTCGCAAGACGCAGTTCGTCTCGGACGTGAGTCACGAACTGCGCACGCCGCTGACCGCCATCCGCGGGGCTGCCGAGACCCTCCTCGACGGCGACGTCGAGCCCGAGGACCAGCAGCGCTTCCTGACCACGATCGCACTTGAAGCCGAGCGCCTGGGCAGACTTGCGAACGACCTGCTCACGCTACAGCGGATCGAGGGCGCGACCGGGGAACTGCCGCTGCGCCAGGTCGACCTGCGTCTGGCCGCCGACCGAGCGGCCGCGATGCTCGAACCGCTGCTGGAGGACCGCGAGGTCACGCTCACCGTCAACGGCCGCGCGCCGTTGGTCTTGGGAGACGTCGACAGGCTTCAGCAGGTAGTCTTGAACCTCGTCGACAACGCGAGCCGAATCGTCGGCGAAGGCGGCCATGTCCAGGTCGAGCTTTCCGCCGAGGGCGACCTCGCGGTGCTCTCCGTGATCGACGACGGACCCGGCATCGATGAAAGCGACCTCCCCCGCCTGTTCGACCGCTTCTACCGCGCCGACTCCAGCCGCACACGCCAAAGCGGCGGATCGGGGCTGGGACTGGCGATCGTGCGAGCGATCGTGAGCGCGCACGGCGGCCATATCGAAGCCGAGAACACGCCGAATGGCGGCGCCAAACTCACCGTCAAGCTCCCCGCGCTCCCCGCCGAGAAGACCCTCGACGAGCTCCTGCCCCAAGTCTAG
- a CDS encoding heme lyase CcmF/NrfE family subunit codes for MARFGVMCLGLALVAAMFSIIALLIGHKLGEKRGEDATNAGYLATLVAGGALTVALLVLAVAFFRQDFTLQYVAENHSPDTSSLAWFYKISAVWAGREGSFLLWTWILSLFAAWVAYRRLEFTDRLSNMGLMVTNVVLGLFTAAMLFSTANNPFNQTASQFLDSSKHLIGEAANWGMNPLLQHWAMILHPPMLFIGYAGLTIPFAFAIAALIVNDSSSRWVDIVGRITVFSWMLLGAGIGLGAVWAYVVLGWGGYWGWDPVENASLLPWLTGVALLHSFTVYRRREGFKRWSVMLAAFTFALVILGTFITRSGVVESVHAFSPDNLSLWLFLLMIIGSLVAAGIGLVMRWTEFGADDDFESMASKDAAYYFNNVIMLVAGILVAYMTVTSALPTWMPLGGISIPASAYDAVARPLGILYLMILAVCPLLSWGLTDKATFWRRIKWPLAGAAVLAAGLLAIFFTTIAPNYARMVALGNDPGLIMAEAGPAWYYKGLAIVGLLTASLLIATTVSLFISGARKRAESRGTGFFSALGSIFVKARSQSGGFLAHLGMGVILVGLIGSAMFVMDSTVTVPAKVGSTFEVGAYQFTYQGSSVATLASGASETQVSLQVAKSGKVLGVVTPGQKVFAATQQQSYDAKVLWQPLEDVFVAYQGGDGQSFDVNVKVNPLIWCVWVGFLMLLAGTAVAAWPRRGAKLAAVPSKKGKASVKASDKAKAKAKAKAAVKPAPKKRPTKRS; via the coding sequence ATGGCACGGTTCGGGGTCATGTGTCTTGGGCTGGCGCTTGTCGCCGCCATGTTCTCGATCATCGCTCTACTGATAGGGCACAAGCTTGGCGAGAAGCGTGGCGAAGACGCCACCAACGCGGGCTACCTCGCGACCCTGGTCGCTGGCGGCGCTCTGACCGTGGCGCTTCTGGTGCTTGCCGTCGCCTTCTTCCGCCAGGACTTCACGCTTCAGTATGTCGCCGAGAACCACAGCCCCGATACCTCGTCGCTCGCGTGGTTCTACAAGATCTCCGCAGTGTGGGCGGGCCGAGAAGGCTCCTTCCTGCTGTGGACATGGATACTCTCGCTGTTTGCGGCGTGGGTCGCCTATCGTCGGCTTGAGTTCACCGATCGTTTGTCCAACATGGGCCTGATGGTGACCAACGTCGTTCTCGGCCTGTTCACGGCTGCGATGCTCTTCTCCACGGCGAACAACCCGTTCAACCAGACGGCCTCTCAGTTCCTCGATTCGAGCAAGCACCTGATCGGCGAAGCGGCAAACTGGGGCATGAATCCGCTTCTGCAGCACTGGGCGATGATCCTGCATCCGCCGATGTTGTTTATCGGCTACGCGGGCCTCACGATTCCGTTCGCGTTTGCGATTGCGGCGCTCATCGTCAACGACAGTTCGAGCCGCTGGGTCGATATCGTCGGCAGAATCACCGTGTTCTCCTGGATGCTCCTGGGCGCCGGCATCGGACTTGGCGCGGTCTGGGCGTACGTGGTTCTGGGCTGGGGAGGGTACTGGGGTTGGGATCCGGTGGAGAACGCTTCGCTGCTCCCATGGCTCACAGGGGTCGCGCTGCTGCATAGCTTCACGGTGTACCGCCGCCGAGAAGGCTTCAAGCGATGGTCGGTGATGCTGGCGGCGTTCACGTTCGCACTCGTCATCCTCGGCACGTTTATCACGCGTTCGGGTGTAGTCGAATCGGTGCATGCGTTCAGTCCGGACAACCTGTCGCTGTGGCTCTTCCTGCTTATGATCATCGGATCGCTGGTTGCTGCGGGCATCGGGCTGGTTATGCGCTGGACTGAGTTCGGTGCCGACGACGATTTCGAGTCGATGGCGAGCAAGGATGCGGCGTACTACTTCAACAACGTGATCATGCTTGTGGCGGGCATCTTGGTCGCCTACATGACGGTGACATCGGCGTTGCCCACGTGGATGCCGCTTGGCGGCATATCGATCCCGGCGTCGGCCTACGATGCCGTCGCCCGCCCGCTGGGTATTCTGTACCTGATGATCCTCGCAGTCTGTCCGCTGCTTTCGTGGGGGCTGACCGACAAGGCGACATTTTGGCGGCGCATCAAGTGGCCGCTTGCCGGCGCAGCGGTGCTGGCGGCAGGGCTGCTTGCGATCTTCTTCACCACGATTGCGCCCAACTACGCGCGCATGGTCGCGCTGGGTAACGACCCGGGGCTGATCATGGCCGAAGCCGGGCCGGCGTGGTACTACAAGGGTCTTGCGATTGTGGGCCTTCTGACCGCATCGCTTCTCATCGCGACGACCGTATCGCTCTTTATCTCCGGCGCTCGCAAGCGCGCGGAGTCTCGCGGCACCGGGTTCTTCAGCGCACTCGGGTCGATCTTCGTCAAGGCGCGCTCGCAGTCCGGTGGGTTCCTCGCGCACCTCGGTATGGGCGTGATCCTGGTCGGGCTGATCGGCTCGGCGATGTTCGTGATGGACAGTACGGTCACGGTTCCGGCGAAGGTGGGGTCGACCTTCGAGGTAGGGGCGTACCAGTTCACGTACCAAGGTTCCAGCGTCGCGACCCTTGCGAGCGGCGCCTCCGAAACGCAGGTCAGCCTTCAGGTCGCGAAATCCGGCAAGGTTCTGGGTGTCGTGACCCCGGGCCAGAAGGTGTTTGCAGCTACCCAGCAGCAGAGCTACGACGCGAAGGTGCTCTGGCAGCCTCTTGAGGACGTCTTCGTCGCATACCAAGGTGGAGACGGCCAGTCCTTTGACGTGAACGTGA
- a CDS encoding transcriptional regulator, with translation MKFYRIGDKVVSRDKLVDAIDAILSAREGGATQEDVARTHLVQRSFVSFLETLGEVRRGARVAVVGFPVSNAVEVKAVAEKHAVDFVLVLSQEEREQVESSGEATKVFNALLETIALLRDYDVVVLMASDWRINTMERILGGEVIGIPLGPSPLRSAVTVDLGELETVLANVMSARRTRRPKTRIGMAAQQVADLTGRWKPSKR, from the coding sequence GTGAAGTTCTACAGAATTGGCGACAAGGTTGTGAGCCGAGACAAGCTTGTCGACGCGATCGACGCGATCCTCTCGGCACGCGAGGGCGGTGCCACGCAGGAAGACGTCGCCCGCACGCATCTCGTGCAGCGTTCGTTCGTCTCGTTCCTCGAGACCCTCGGCGAGGTTCGCCGGGGAGCGCGCGTGGCGGTCGTGGGCTTCCCCGTTTCGAATGCCGTCGAGGTCAAGGCCGTCGCCGAGAAACACGCCGTCGACTTCGTGCTGGTGCTCTCGCAAGAGGAGCGCGAGCAGGTCGAATCCTCCGGCGAGGCGACCAAGGTGTTCAACGCCCTTCTCGAGACCATCGCCCTACTGCGCGACTACGACGTGGTCGTGCTCATGGCGAGCGATTGGCGCATCAACACTATGGAGCGGATTCTCGGCGGGGAAGTCATCGGGATCCCGCTCGGACCGTCGCCGCTCAGGAGTGCGGTCACGGTCGATCTCGGCGAGCTGGAGACCGTTCTTGCCAACGTGATGTCGGCGCGGCGCACGCGCCGGCCCAAGACCCGAATCGGCATGGCGGCCCAGCAGGTCGCCGATCTCACCGGGAGGTGGAAGCCATCAAAGAGGTAG
- a CDS encoding quinate 5-dehydrogenase: MKEVVSVSIGSSSRDHEVEIELGGETFRIRREGHNGNLTEAAARFAELDGKVDAFGMGGIDIYLRADGRKYYFREAKKLLKGIHKTPIVDGSGLKGPVEGSTVDYLINTCGLTLRGKKVLTCSAVDRWGMSEALQNAGCEQIFGDLVYALDVPIIIKRWSSLKVLVRVMTPLATQLPFSVLYPTGTSQDKAPTRNPKMEALYAWADIIAGDWQYVKKFMPEDMRGKWIITNTTTAADVELARSRGVELFVTSTPRLSGRSFGTNVIEATMVALDGASGELSPERYRELLDSVGFAPDVQWLQKA; the protein is encoded by the coding sequence ATCAAAGAGGTAGTCAGCGTTTCGATCGGCTCGTCCAGTCGCGACCACGAGGTCGAGATCGAACTCGGCGGCGAGACGTTCCGCATTCGCCGAGAAGGCCACAACGGCAACCTTACCGAGGCTGCAGCTCGTTTCGCCGAACTCGACGGTAAGGTCGACGCTTTCGGCATGGGCGGCATCGACATCTACCTGCGCGCCGATGGTCGCAAGTATTACTTCCGTGAAGCGAAGAAGCTCCTCAAAGGCATCCACAAGACGCCGATCGTCGACGGCAGCGGCCTCAAAGGTCCGGTCGAAGGCTCGACGGTAGACTACCTCATCAACACGTGCGGCCTGACGCTTAGGGGCAAGAAGGTCCTGACCTGCTCGGCGGTGGATCGCTGGGGTATGAGCGAGGCGCTTCAGAATGCCGGGTGCGAGCAGATCTTTGGCGACCTTGTCTACGCGCTCGACGTGCCGATTATCATCAAGCGTTGGAGTTCGCTCAAGGTGCTCGTTCGCGTGATGACACCGCTCGCGACGCAGCTGCCGTTCTCGGTGCTCTACCCTACGGGGACCTCGCAGGACAAGGCGCCCACGCGCAACCCCAAGATGGAGGCGCTCTACGCCTGGGCCGATATCATCGCCGGCGACTGGCAGTACGTGAAGAAGTTCATGCCCGAGGATATGCGCGGCAAGTGGATCATCACCAACACCACGACGGCCGCCGATGTCGAACTCGCGCGCAGCCGTGGCGTCGAACTGTTCGTGACCTCCACCCCGAGGCTTTCAGGCCGTTCCTTCGGCACTAACGTCATCGAAGCAACCATGGTGGCGCTTGACGGCGCGTCGGGAGAGCTCTCACCGGAGCGCTACCGCGAGTTGCTTGACAGCGTTGGTTTCGCGCCCGACGTGCAATGGCTGCAGAAGGCATGA
- a CDS encoding biotin transporter BioY, with the protein MTALMAVTGWIAIPLGSVPVTLQVFGVVLAALLLPAGWAAASLGAYLVLGAAGVPVFASGQVGLGVVVGPTGGYLFGFVLGASLGALVRGALERRTSALVADAAAALVVIVAVYAAGWAQLSLVAHLTAVQAFIGGVAPFVIPDAVKAAVAIVVARGVRRAGVRL; encoded by the coding sequence ATGACCGCCCTCATGGCCGTCACGGGCTGGATCGCAATCCCGCTCGGCTCCGTGCCGGTCACGCTCCAGGTCTTCGGCGTCGTGCTTGCGGCGTTGCTGCTGCCTGCCGGGTGGGCTGCCGCGTCGCTGGGAGCCTACCTTGTCCTCGGCGCAGCAGGCGTTCCCGTGTTTGCGAGCGGGCAGGTAGGCCTCGGCGTCGTGGTCGGTCCGACCGGCGGCTACCTGTTCGGCTTCGTCCTTGGCGCTTCGCTGGGTGCCCTGGTGCGCGGCGCGCTGGAACGGCGCACGTCCGCGCTTGTCGCCGATGCTGCAGCCGCGTTGGTGGTCATCGTCGCCGTATACGCGGCAGGCTGGGCTCAGCTCTCGCTGGTCGCCCATCTGACTGCGGTCCAGGCGTTCATCGGCGGGGTGGCTCCGTTTGTGATCCCGGACGCGGTCAAGGCTGCTGTCGCCATCGTCGTGGCGCGTGGCGTGCGCCGGGCGGGCGTGCGGCTGTAG